A DNA window from Iodobacter ciconiae contains the following coding sequences:
- a CDS encoding family 20 glycosylhydrolase: MTQPAGAQLQLKWECLTNHYGGDHFLAELTITNLSDVALSGQDWAIYFNTCRKIKPETVQGGVVVEHINGDVSRFIPAADFAGLAAGASMVVRYQGIFWVINETDAPLGFYIVYDNTVADAIGDPQIVPFSRPEQCNRNLADVVPLMTSALRFAENQALTLLPADAVGKITPTPIEARWDAGQYLITAATLIVHGEALAKEAAFLRAALRDVSGVELQRASRGAGITLQIAALDVAQSGAPLEAYRLEISASGIVISGVSAAGVMNGIQSLRQLLPLESYLNPQASLAVPFGYVLDAPRFAYRGMHLDVGRNFSSKETVLRLLDCMALYKLNKFHFHLTDDEGWRLEIPSLPELTEIGSLRGFSPDEESSLLPSFGSGAVVQGSSGTGFYTRAEFIEILQFATARHIEVIPEIDVPGHARAAIKAMELRYKRLKAAGNLAGAEEYLLSDFNDQSKYESVQLWHDNVMCIGLESCYRFIETVLVEMKAMFAEAGAPLTTMHTGGDEVPHGAWEASPVCQAFMQEQGITSIQDLQNYFLARYRILLQKHNLVFGGWEEIALSKQDGKHGPNPEFVDAKFQPYVWNNVWGWGQEDFAYQLANAGYQVVLSNVTNLYFDLSYAKDPQEPGYYWGGFIETRGAYEFCPLDIYTTATVDLFGNPLNADSLAKMQRLTPEGTRNILGIQGQLWGENARSQKRVEYLAMPRVIALAERAWAADPGWTKIGDKAEQAAKMDADWNQFANRLGQRDMPRLDGFVGGYGYRIPLPGVQRVDGKVALNVSAPGLALRYTVDGSEPNVQSALYTEPFAADGAVKAASFSRTGRKSRTVVA, encoded by the coding sequence ATGACGCAGCCAGCGGGTGCACAATTACAGCTGAAGTGGGAATGCCTGACTAATCATTACGGGGGTGATCACTTTTTAGCCGAGCTGACGATTACTAATCTGTCAGATGTCGCTTTAAGCGGGCAGGATTGGGCGATTTACTTCAATACCTGCCGTAAGATTAAGCCAGAAACTGTGCAGGGTGGTGTGGTGGTGGAGCACATAAATGGCGACGTTTCACGCTTTATTCCAGCTGCGGATTTTGCGGGCCTGGCTGCGGGCGCTTCGATGGTGGTTCGTTACCAGGGGATCTTCTGGGTGATTAACGAAACCGATGCACCGCTGGGTTTTTATATTGTTTATGACAATACGGTGGCCGATGCGATTGGTGATCCACAGATCGTGCCTTTCAGCCGCCCTGAGCAATGTAATCGTAATTTAGCGGATGTCGTGCCTTTGATGACGTCTGCATTACGTTTTGCTGAGAACCAGGCGCTCACGCTATTGCCTGCCGATGCAGTAGGCAAAATCACGCCAACACCGATAGAGGCGCGCTGGGATGCAGGTCAGTACCTGATTACGGCGGCAACTTTGATTGTGCATGGTGAGGCGCTGGCTAAAGAAGCGGCGTTTTTGCGTGCTGCTTTGCGCGATGTCTCGGGTGTGGAATTACAAAGAGCCAGCCGTGGTGCAGGTATTACTTTGCAAATTGCAGCACTTGATGTGGCGCAAAGTGGTGCGCCGCTAGAGGCTTACCGCTTAGAAATTAGTGCCTCAGGCATTGTGATTAGCGGCGTCAGTGCGGCTGGCGTGATGAACGGTATTCAATCTTTGCGTCAGTTATTACCATTAGAAAGTTATCTTAATCCGCAGGCTAGCTTGGCCGTGCCTTTCGGCTATGTGCTGGATGCGCCGCGATTTGCTTACCGTGGCATGCATTTGGATGTGGGTCGCAATTTCTCTAGTAAAGAAACAGTGTTGCGTCTTTTAGACTGCATGGCCTTATATAAACTCAATAAATTTCACTTTCATTTAACTGACGATGAAGGCTGGCGCTTAGAGATCCCCTCTTTGCCTGAGCTTACCGAAATCGGCTCTTTGCGCGGCTTTAGCCCTGATGAAGAAAGCAGCCTGCTGCCAAGTTTTGGCTCTGGAGCAGTGGTGCAGGGCTCGTCGGGCACAGGTTTTTATACCCGTGCCGAGTTTATCGAGATTTTGCAATTTGCTACCGCCCGCCATATCGAAGTGATCCCAGAAATCGACGTGCCCGGCCACGCCCGCGCTGCGATCAAGGCGATGGAATTGCGTTATAAGCGCTTAAAGGCCGCTGGCAATCTGGCTGGCGCAGAAGAATATCTGCTCAGCGATTTTAACGACCAATCTAAATATGAATCGGTGCAGCTGTGGCATGATAATGTGATGTGTATCGGTCTGGAATCTTGTTACCGCTTTATTGAAACGGTTCTCGTGGAGATGAAGGCGATGTTTGCCGAGGCGGGCGCGCCACTGACTACTATGCATACCGGTGGCGATGAAGTGCCGCATGGTGCCTGGGAAGCTTCTCCGGTTTGTCAGGCTTTTATGCAAGAACAGGGCATTACTTCGATTCAGGACTTACAAAATTACTTTCTGGCGCGTTATCGCATCCTGTTGCAAAAGCACAATCTGGTCTTTGGCGGCTGGGAAGAGATTGCTTTATCCAAGCAAGATGGCAAGCATGGCCCGAACCCGGAATTTGTGGACGCCAAATTCCAGCCCTATGTCTGGAATAATGTCTGGGGCTGGGGGCAGGAAGACTTTGCCTATCAGCTGGCCAATGCGGGCTATCAGGTGGTGCTGTCCAATGTGACCAACTTGTATTTCGATTTGTCCTACGCCAAAGATCCGCAAGAGCCGGGCTATTACTGGGGGGGCTTTATTGAAACGCGCGGCGCCTATGAGTTCTGCCCGCTGGATATTTACACTACCGCTACGGTTGACCTATTTGGCAATCCGCTCAATGCAGATAGCCTTGCCAAAATGCAGCGCCTAACGCCTGAGGGTACTAGAAATATCTTGGGTATTCAGGGCCAGCTTTGGGGCGAAAATGCGCGTAGCCAAAAGCGGGTGGAATATCTTGCAATGCCACGAGTGATTGCACTGGCAGAGCGTGCCTGGGCGGCTGATCCGGGTTGGACCAAGATCGGCGATAAAGCCGAACAGGCAGCAAAAATGGATGCTGATTGGAACCAGTTTGCAAACCGCCTGGGGCAGCGCGATATGCCGCGTCTGGATGGTTTTGTCGGAGGTTACGGCTACCGTATTCCCTTGCCGGGCGTGCAGCGTGTGGATGGCAAGGTTGCACTGAATGTATCCGCGCCGGGTTTGGCACTGCGTTATACCGTGGATGGCAGTGAGCCCAATGTGCAATCGGCGCTTTATACCGAGCCCTTTGCAGCAGATGGGGCTGTAAAAGCCGCCAGCTTCAGCCGCACAGGGCGTAAGAGCAGGACAGTTGTGGCTTAA
- a CDS encoding rhodanese-like domain-containing protein codes for MKLLLQYLLLVFISVGAIAADFSYNGVKPAVIIDVRTPAEFAAGHIDGAINIPHEQITEGIQSIGAATKESPILIYCYSGRRAAIAVTALEQLGFQQLYNGGGMTELQTKLQPCTATSC; via the coding sequence ATGAAACTCTTGCTGCAATACTTGTTATTGGTCTTCATCTCTGTCGGCGCAATCGCTGCAGATTTTAGTTATAACGGGGTCAAACCGGCCGTGATTATTGATGTGCGTACACCTGCGGAGTTTGCTGCAGGGCATATTGATGGCGCGATAAATATTCCTCACGAACAAATTACCGAAGGGATTCAATCAATCGGGGCAGCAACAAAAGAGAGCCCGATTCTGATCTATTGTTACAGCGGTCGCCGGGCGGCCATCGCAGTCACGGCACTTGAACAGCTTGGCTTTCAACAACTTTATAATGGTGGCGGCATGACAGAGCTGCAGACCAAACTGCAGCCTTGCACAGCAACATCCTGCTAA
- a CDS encoding endonuclease: MAQIEKIAHSQEAKTLARLGEIMIDKALNQKDEAEHDNAPDKPVELVTGRTATGQRDFNRAKQVLPDVFRGMESDFYCGCAYKGKEIDLASCGYSPRKSETRASRLEWEHVVPAWVLGHQRQCWQNGGRKNCSDNDPQFKSAEGNLVNLVPSVGEVNGDRSNFAYSAWTSKPEPMYGQCKTIVDFKNKKAQPREEVRGRIARIHFYMYERYELKLSRQDQRLMCAWAKTYPVDDWEIKRDQRIVKLQGDGNHFVSERKTATFCT, translated from the coding sequence ATGGCACAGATCGAAAAAATCGCTCATAGCCAGGAAGCCAAAACACTGGCCAGGCTGGGTGAGATAATGATTGATAAAGCACTCAATCAGAAAGACGAAGCAGAGCACGACAATGCCCCGGATAAACCGGTTGAGTTAGTCACGGGCCGTACCGCCACCGGCCAGCGGGATTTTAACCGTGCCAAGCAGGTGCTACCCGATGTATTTCGCGGCATGGAAAGCGATTTCTACTGCGGCTGTGCCTACAAAGGCAAAGAAATCGATTTAGCCAGCTGTGGTTATTCCCCCAGAAAGAGCGAAACACGCGCCTCACGCCTTGAGTGGGAGCACGTGGTTCCGGCCTGGGTATTAGGCCATCAACGCCAATGCTGGCAAAACGGCGGGCGCAAAAACTGTAGTGATAATGATCCACAATTTAAAAGCGCCGAAGGCAATCTGGTGAACCTGGTTCCCTCGGTGGGTGAAGTCAATGGCGATCGCAGCAACTTCGCCTATAGCGCATGGACCAGTAAGCCCGAACCCATGTACGGCCAGTGCAAAACCATTGTTGATTTCAAAAACAAGAAAGCCCAGCCAAGAGAAGAAGTACGCGGCCGCATTGCCCGCATCCACTTTTATATGTACGAGCGCTATGAGCTCAAGCTATCCAGGCAAGACCAGCGACTGATGTGCGCGTGGGCAAAAACCTATCCGGTAGATGATTGGGAAATCAAACGGGATCAGCGGATTGTGAAGCTACAAGGCGATGGCAATCATTTTGTAAGCGAAAGAAAAACAGCTACTTTCTGCACCTAA